The sequence CCGGACGAGGCCGGCGCCGCGCTGCAGCCACCACCCGCGAAGGCGCGGGTGATTTCCTCGACCGTCCAGTTGTAGACGGCCGGGGAGGCGTCCACGTTTCCGGCCGAGTCAACCGAGCGCACGCGCAGGGTGTGCTCGCCCAGGCCGACGTCGTAGCTGTTCTCGCAGGCGACGTAGGCGGCGCCGTCCAGGCTGCACTCGTAGTGCACGCCGTCCTCGGTGGAGGCGTACTGGAACGAGGAGTCCCCGTTGTTGGTGCGGGGGCCCGGGCCACGCGGGATGCTGGTGTCCGGCGCCTGGGTGTCGATGGTGAAGCGGTCCGGCGCCGAGACCGGGCTCGTGTTGCCCGAGCTGTCGGTGGCGGTGGCCGTCACGGTGTGGGCGCCGTCCGCCAGGGGCGAGGCCGGCACGCAGCTCCACGTCCCGGTGTCGCTGACGACGGCCGTGCACACCACCGTGTTGCCCTCGCGCACCGTCACCGTGGTGCCCGCCTCCGCGGTGCCGGAAATCGTCGGCGTGGAGTCGTTCGTCACCGAGCCGTCCTTCGGGCCGGTGATGACCGGCGCCGGAGGCGCGGTGGTGTCGGTGGCGATGGTGACCGTCACCGCCGGAGCCGTCTCCGTGGCGCTCAGCGTGGTGGAGGTGAGCTCCAGCGAGTGAGAGCCGTCCGGCACGCCCGTCAGCGTGCACGTCCAGTGGCCGGTGGCGTCCACCACGGCGGTGCAGGCCGGGGTGGTGCCGCCGTCGACATACACGTCGATGGTGGCGCCCGGCGTGCCGGTGCCGCCGATGCCCGGACCCGAGGTGCCGCCCGGGGTCGGCTGGGTGAGCACGGGGAGGAGCTGGCAGATGGACAGCGCGTCCACGCGGTACGTCACCGCCGTCTCCGTGTTGTTGTTCTGGTCGCAGTCGACGTCCACCAGGGCCAGGCGCACGTCGCCCGTGGCCGCGTCGAAGTCACGCTTCAGCGGGAAGCCCAGCGTCATGGCGGCGGCGCGCGTGGCCGCGGCGGTGCCGTTGTCCTTGACGAAGCCCTGCGAGAAGGACTGCGTCCCGTTGCCCGGGTTGGCGTTGACGCCGAAGACGCCGGGGTACCAGGTCGTGGTGCCCGAGTAGCTGACGGCGCCGGACACGTAGTGCATCCGGTAGCGGCCCGGGACGGTCAGCGAGGCCTGGATGGCGCTCGCCGGCAGGACAGGGGCGTTGACGTCCGTTACCTGCGTGCACTGGCTGCGGCCCAGGCGGGTGAAGAAGCTGACCACGCCGGTGTTCTGGCAGCCGTAGCCACTCTCGATTTTGCAGGTGGCGCTGCAGCCGTCGCCCGCGGTGGTGTTGCCGTCGTCGCACGCCTCGGAGGCCGCCTTGACGCCGTCACCGCACGTCACCGCGCACACCGACGGGTTGCCGGTGCAGCTGTAGCCCGTCTCGACTCCGCACGACGCGGAGCAGCCGTCCAGGCCGGTGGCGTTGCCGTCGTCGCACTGCTCGCCCTCGTCGATGTTGCCGTTGCCGCAGCCGGTGGGGGCGGCGCAGCGGTCCGTGACGGGGTTGCAGTAGCCGCTGTCGCAGACGCCGGAGGCCATGCACGCCTGGCCAATCTCCCACAGGCAGCGCGGCGAGCAGGTGTCGCCGCTGCTCAGGTTGCCGTCGTCGCACACCTCGTTGCCGGCGACGACGCCGTCACCGCAGGAGGTGGTGCAGACGCTGGGCTGGCCGATGCACGAGTAGCCGCTCTCCTGGGCGCAGGTGCTGCTGCACCCGTCGTTGCTGGTCTGGTTTCCGTCGTCGCACTGCTCGCCGGACTGGAGGGTGCCGTTGCCGCACGTGAGCACGCAGGCCTGGCCCGGGGTGGGGCACGTGTAGGGCGGCTCCACGACGGTGCAGGTCGAGTTGCAGCCGTCGCCGTTGTTGGTGTTGCCGTCGTCGCACGCCTCGTTGCCGGTGCGGATGCCGTCGCCGCAGACGGTCTGGCAGGCGCTGGGCGCGCCCGAGCAGCTGTAGCCCGTCTCCACGCGGCAGCCCTGGTTGCAGCCGTCGTTGTTGTTGGTGTTGCCGTCGTCGCACGTCTCGTTGGCGTCCAGCGTGCCGTTGCCGCACGACAGGGTGCACACGGACGGGCCGCTGGCCGGGGCGCTGCACGCGTAGCCCGGCTCGACGCGGCACTCGGTGGCGCAGCCGTCGCCCGAGTTCAGGTTGCCGTCATCGCACTGCTCACCGGGGTTGACGGTGCCGTTGCCGCACGTCTGCGTGCAGGCCTGGCCCGGAGTGGGGCAGGAGTAGCCCAGCTCCAGCGTGCAGGCGACGGAGCAGCCGTCGTTGGAGCGGGTGTTGCCGTCGTCGCACAGCTCGCCGGGGTTCAGCGTGCCGTTGCCGCACAGCGGGGTGCACACGGAGGGGCTGGTGCCCACGCACTCGTAGCCGCGCTCGATGCGGCACGCCGCGGAGCAGCCGTCCGAGCCGTTGATGTTGCCGTCGTCGCACTGCTCACCGGCGTCGACGGTGCCGTTGCCGCACGTCGCCACGCAGGCCTGGCCCGGGGTGGGGCAGGCATGGCCGGCCTCGACGCGGCAGCTCGCGTTGCAGCCGTCGTTGCTGTTGGTGTTGCCGTCGTCGCACTGCTCACCGGGGTTCAGCAGGCCGTTGCCGCACGTGCGGGCGCAGGAGCTGGGCGAGCCCGCGCAGCCATAGCCCGCCTCGATGGCGCAGGTGGCGCTGCAGCCGTCGTTGTTGGCGGTGTTGCCGTCGTCGCACTCCTCGCGGGGGGACACCGCGCCGTCGCCGCAGCGGTCGTCGTACGCGTCCACGAAGAGGTAGCGGAACGCGTTGGGCTCCGTCTCCTCGTTGTCGTTGCACAGCTCGATGCGGTTGAGGCCCGTGCGCCAGGGCGCGGTGGTGCCGAACTCGCGGAAGATGTTCTTCTGCCAGGGCTGGCCGCCCGGGTCGTTCACCACGGTGGGCGTGAAGGCGGTGCCATTCACACGCGCGCCGTCAAAGGCGTTGTCGTTGAACGTGGCCAGGCGCAGGCGGAAGTTGGCGATCTTCGTCGTCGAGGGGACGATGAAGTCCTGGTACACGCAGGTGTGTTGACCCAGGGGCGCCCGCATGTAGCGCGCCGTCTGGATTTCCTGCGGCCAGTCCTCCGCGTCGCGCACGTCGGTGGCGGCGCCCGTCGTCGTGCCCGAGTAGAACCAGTGCGGGTCCGCGCCAGTCTCGAGGCGGCGGTTGTTCTGGTCCACGCCGGTGTTGAACACCGCCACGCCCGCCAGCACGCAGCGGCTGGGGCTGCCCGCGCAGGCGTAGCCGGGCTCCACTTCGCACTGGCGGCTGCAGCCGTCGCCCTCGAAGCGGTTGCCGTCGTCGCAGATTTCCTGGTCGAAGTTGGGGTACGGGCGGTTGTTGAAGGCGCCGTTGCCGCACAGCGACAGGTCGCAGGTGGCGGAGCAGCCGTTGTTCTCGACGGTGGTGTTGCCGTCGTCGCAGGCCTCACCGGGGTTGGTGACGCCGTTGCCGCACAGGCTCGCCAGCGAACAGGCGCGGCCGGGGACGTGACACAGGTAGCCGGACTCGATGGTGCCGGTGGCGGAACAGCCGTCGCCGGACACCGTGTTGCCGTCGTCACACTGCTCGCCCGGCTGGATGCGGCCGTCGCCCACGAGGGCCGACGACGCCTGGCTGACCAGGACGGGGGTGGGGGTGGAGGACTGCTGCTGCTGCGGGACTTCCGTCTCGCAGCCCGTCAGCGTGGACACCAGCGCGAGCGCCAGTGCCGCTGCCTTGAAGAGGGTTCGGGTATTCATGGAAGCTGGCCTCACTTCTCGATGGTGTCGGCGGAGGGGTTGCCCTGCTGCGTCGTCACGCCCTCGGCATCACCGACGATGTGGAACTCCACGCGGCGGTTCTTCGCGCGGCCTTCCTTGGTCTTGTTGTCCGCGATGGGCTTCTCGGGACCGAAGCCCTTCGGCTCCAGGCGCTCGCGCGCCACCTTCTTGTCGACGAGGTACTTCACCACCGCCTCGGCGCGGCGCTGCGACAGGTCGAGGTTGTACTCGGCCTTGCCCGTGTTGTCGGTGTGGCCCTCGATGCGCATCTTCTCGATTTCGGGGTGGGTGCCGAGGATGCTCGCCACGTTGTCGAGCAGCTTGTAGCTGCGCTGGGCGATGACGTCCTTGTTGTTCTCGAAGTAGACCGTCTCCAGGATGCGGATCTGCCCCTCGCCAATCTGCGCGAGCTGCTTCTCCTTGCAGCCGTTGTTCTTCACTGTGCCGGGCTCGTCCGGGCAGTTGTCCAGGCGGTCCACGATGGTGTCGCCGTCGCGGTCCTTGTCCGGGCAGCCGCGGTTCTCCTTCGGGCCCGCCTCGTTCATGCAGGCGTCGCGCGCGTCGGCGATGCCGTCCTTGTCGTTGTCCAGGTCGGGGCAGCCGTCGGTGTCCTCGAAGCTGTCCAGGTCCTCCGCCTGCTTGGGGCAGGCGTCCTTCGAGTCGGCGATGCCGTCCTTGTCGGTGTCCGGGTCATCCGGGCAGCCGTCCTCGTCCTCGAAGCCGTTCACGTTCTCCGGCTGGGAGGCGCAGCGGTCCGCGAGGTTGAGGATGCCGTCGTTGTCATCGTCGCCGTCGGCGCAGCCGTTGAGCTGGGCGAGGCCCTTGGTGGACGGGCAGCGGTCCGCGACGTTCTTCACGCCGTCGCCGTCAGCGTCCAGGTCGGGACACTGGGAGACCTCGTAGGGCTGGCCCTCCACACAGCGGCGCGCCGCGTGGGAGTCCGTGCCGAAGTTGATGCCCGCGAGCACGCGGAAGTTGGGGGTGCCGGGCGTCTGGCCGAAGCCGGGGCCGCCCATGAGGTAGACCTCGGAGCCGTTGCCGGTGGGCGCGCGCAGGCCGAGCAGCACCTCCAGGGACTCCGGCGCGTCCGCCACCGGCAGGGTGCCGCGCACCACCACTTCCTCCTTGAGGCCGAAGAGGCCGGCGGAGAGGTTCACGCCGCCGTTCATCTCCACGCCCATCTCGTCGCGAAGCGGCTTTGTGTTGGGGGACAGCGCGTACGTCTTGGTGCGCACCAGCGCGCCCACGTCCGCGCCCACGCGCCAGGTGCCGCCCAGCGACTTGCCGGCGCCCAGGCGCGGCGAGAAGACGAAGCCGTCGTCCTTGGTGAGCGTGTCGGCGTTGCCCAGGGGCAGCGCCACGCCCAGGTGCACGCCGAGGTCCAGCGGTGCGTCATTGCGCTCGGACAGGATGCCCGCGCGGCCCTGCAGCCACGGGGTTCCGAGGGCCGCCGTGTCCGGCGTGGCCACGCCCAGCGGCGAGGTGTCCGGGCCCCACTGGGCCACCACGGGCACCTGCGCGCCGAGCTCCAGCCAGTCGGTGACGGCGTACGCGCCGCTCAGGTGCACCGTCACGCGGTCCGTGACGATGACGCCCTGCCGCTCGTCATTCTGCAGCAGCACGAGAGGCTCGTTCTCGTAGTGCGCGGTGAAGGCGAGGCGATACTCGCCCTTGCCCAGAAGGTCGCCGGTGGACAGCACGAGGCTGTCCCGCGCGCCGGGGTTGAGCTGCAAGCGCTCCAGTTCCACGCTGGGGATGCGCTGAGCCTGGGCCTGGACACTGGATGCCCAGAGGACCGCCAGTCCCCCGAGCCAAAGATGATTCCTGCGTAGAAACACGTCTTCCTCCACGTCTCGCATGCCCCCTCTGGTGCACGCGTTCATCGTCCCGCATGGGGTTCGCGGCCCCTGTGCACACACCGCGCCATGGGGCCGGCGGACACGCCTTCAGAGGGAAGCTCGCGCGGCGCACCCTACCGTGGGCCTCGTCCTGGGGAATACCTGACGTGTCAGAGGCCCGCCGGGACGATGGGCAGGCGCGTTCTGACGCGTCAGCAACACGTCAGGGCGCGGTGTGTCAGCTGGAGATTGACGGATTCTCAAGGCCCGAGAGGTCCGTTTCTCGGCCAGGGACGTGATTGGGAGGATCTGGGCCGTGCCGGGGACGTGTTGAGCGCCAACGGTCTCGGAGCACGAGGGCTGCCAGGCATGGCCGAAAACGTGGGCTCCACGTCCTTGCGGCCATGGCGCGGCGGGGCGCACAGTGCTTCGCATGAAGCGAGCACCCCAGCGTCCACGGCCCACCGCGTCCGCGCGTCCCGGAGCCCGGGGCCAGCCCCTGCGCATCGCGCTGCTCGCGTTCGATGACGCGCAGGTGCTCGACATCACCGGCCCGCTGGAAGTCTTCGGCCGCGCGTCCCGCTGGCTCCGCGAGGAGCACGGGGCCACCGGGGACCGGTACACGCTGGAGCTCATCAGCGCGCACGGCTCCGTGCTGCGCTCGTCCTCGGGCCTGCGCCTCGTCGCGGACGCGGTGATTCCGCGCAGGAGCACGCGAGACCCCATCGACACGCTCCTCATCGCCGGAGGACGCGGTGTACGGCACGTCGCGGAGGACAAGCACGTCCTCGCCTGGGTGCGCGAGCAGGCGCCGCGTGTGCGGAGGCTCGCGTCCGTCTGCACCGGTGCCTTCGTGCTCGCCGCCGCCGGCCTCCTCGACGGCCGCCGCGCCGTCACCCACTGGAGCGAGTGCGAGCAGCTCGCGCGCCTCCATCCACGCGTCACCGTGGAGCAGGACCCCATCTTCATCCGCGACGGGCACGTCTACACCTCGGCCGGAGTCACCGCGGGCATGGACCTCGCGCTGGCCCTGGTGGAGGAGGACTGCGGCAAAGACCTCGCCATGGCCGTGGCGCGCGAGCTGGTCCTCTTCCTCCGCCGTCCCGGAGGTCAGTCGCAGTTCAGCGTGCAGCTCTCCACCCAGAGCGCCGAGCGCGCACCCCTGCGCGACCTCCAGGCCTGGATGGCGGACCACCCCGGCGAGGACCTGCGCATCCCCGCGCTGGCCCGCCGCGCCGCGATGAGCGAGCGCCACTTCCGCCGCGCCTTCACCGCCGAGGTCGGCTGTCCTCCCGCCCGCTTCGTCGAGCAGGTCCGCGTGGAGGCCGCGCGCCGCGCCCTGGAGGACACCACCGACGGCGTGGATGCCATCGCCGACCGCCTGGGCTTCGGCACCTCCGAGTCCATGCGCCGCGCCTTCACCCGCATGCTGCACATCAGCCCCACCGCCTACCGCGAGCGCTTCCGCGCCGCAGAACCCAGGAGACACCAGACATGACCCGCATCGGCATCGTGCTGTTCGACGGAGCAGAGGAGCTCGACTACGCCGGCCCGTGGGAGGTCTTCGCCGCCGCCGCGTACCTCCGCCCCGAGCTGGACATCGACGTCCGCACGTACTCGAAGGACGGCAACCCCATCCGCAGCGCCAAGGGCCTGCGCGTGATTCCCCACGCAAGCTTCGCGGACGCCCCGCGCCTGGACGTGGTGCTCGCGCCCGGAGGCGACGGCCGCAAGCGGGAGATGAACGACGCGCGGATGCTCTCGTGGCTCCGCGAGAAGGGCGCGGAGGCGAAGTGGAACACCAGCGTCTGCACCGGGGCCTTCCTGCTGCATGCGGCGGGGCTCTCCACCGGCCGCCGCATGACGACGCACTGGAGCGCCGTGGAGGAATTGCGCGCCCGGGGCGACGTCACCGTGCTCGACGGCGTGCGCTACGTCCGCGACGGCAACGTCGTCTCCGCGGCGGGCGTGTCCGCCGGCATCGACATGTCCCTGTGGCTGGTGGGACAGCTCTGGGACCCGGCCTTCGCGCGACAGGTCCAGCGCTACATCCAATACGAGCCCGCGCCGCCGTACGCGGCGGAGGCCTGACGCGCTATGCCGCGACGTCCAGGATCTCCAGCGCCTCACGGACGCCGGGCAGGGCGGCGAGCAATTCGAACTCCGCGGCCTGGAGCATGGACACCCGCCGGCCGGACAGGCGGTCCATCAGCAGTTCGATACGGTAGTCACCTGCCGGACTGAGCTGGCGGGAGATGCGCGCGCGGCGTCCCTCGGCCTGGCAGGCGAGGATGTCATTGCGAAGACTTCGCAACCGCCGGAACACCTTCAACGCCAGACGCCCCTCGGGGGTGTCGAACGTGTGGAAGTGCCGATTTCTCGACAGGGGCTTGCTGGGGTCATGGAGCCTCTCGACGAGGCGCCGAACGAATGGGTCCATCGACGGGGGAGGATAACATCCGGTACCCTTCCGCTCAGCGATGCCCCGGTATTTTTTGATCCGTCCCTGGACCCTGGCGCTTCTCCTCCCGCTTGCTTGCAAGGAGCCGGAGGTCGCCGCCGTCCAGAACCGCGCGCAGCAGGCCCAGGCCGCCCTGGCGGAAGGCCGTGCGTACCTGGAGAAGAACGAGCCCGGCCAGGCCCTGTCCGCGCTGCGCCGTGCCGCCAACGCCGCCCCGGAGAGCGCCGAGCCCCTGCTCCTCATGGCCCGGGCCCACCGCCTCGCGGGCAATGAGGGCGCGGCCATCCTCGCCCTCAAGCAGGCCAAGTCCCTGGTGGGGGACGACCCCTCCATCCAGCGCGAGCTGGCGGACCTGTACCTCCAGGACGGCCACACCGCGGACGCGCTCAGCGCCCTCGTCGGCCTGCGCGACTCGGGTGCGCTGCCGGATGCGGATGTGCTCCGGCTGGCCCGCATCCAGGCGCGAGAGGGGCAGATTGACGCCGCCTTCAAGACGCTGGAGGGCATCCTCCGCGACAGCCCGGACGACCCCGAGGCCAAGTCCACCGAGGCCGAGGTGCTGCTCCTCAAGGGCGACGAGCTGCTCGCGGCCAACCTGATGGACCGGCTGCTGCAGCAGGACCCGGCGCTGACGTCCGCGCGGCTCTTGCGCGCGAAGTACTTCCTCAACAGCGGCTTCCCGGAGATGGCGGAGGCGGACCTGGGCGCGGTGCAGGCCCCGGAGTCGGCGCGCTCGGACGTCGTCAGCCTGCGCGCGCGCGTGCTGATGGTGCTGGGGCGCCCCGCGGAGGCCGAGGTCGCCCTGAAGAAGCTGGTGGAGGCCGAGCCGCAGAATGCCGATGCCCTCGCGTGGCTCGCGGAGGCCGCGCTGGTGCAGGGGCGCCGCGCGGATGCGCAGGGGCTGGTGGACCGGGCGCTGCAACTGCGGCCCCGGCTGGCGCGGGCGCTGTACGTGCGCGGCCGCGTGCAGGAGGACCAGGGAGACCGGCGCGGCGCCGAGGAGAGCTACCGCTTCGCGCTGTCGGCGGAGCCGCGCTTCGCGCCCGCGTACTCGCGCATGGCGCAGATGCACCTGAAGGCGGACCGGAAGACGGACGCCCAGGTGGCGCTGGAGCGGCTGCTCACGCTGGGCGACGCCTCGCTGGATGAAAAGGCGCAGCTCGCCTCGCTCTACGCGGCCCAGCAGACGAAGGTGCCGCAGGGGCTGAAGCTCATCGAGGAGGCGCTGAAGCGCAGCCCGGAGAACGAGGAGTACCTGCGCACGCAGAAGGCCCTCCAGGCGCTGGTGCCGAAGCCGAAGAAGCGCCCCACGGGCCCTGTCATCATCCGCGGCCGAGGCCGCTGACGGCCGCCAGCACCGGAGTCTCCGGAGCCTTGGGCGCCGCGAGGCCCGGGGCTTCCTGCACCACGCGCTCCAGGGCCTTCAGGCCCTTGCGCTGGCCCACCGCCACCACCGTGAGGTTGTCCCGGGTGAAGTAGCGGCGCGCCACCTCGCGCACGCGCGCGGCGGACTGCGCGTCCACCAGGTCCGCGCGGTGGCTGAAGGACTCGGGCGCGTTGAAGAGCTCGTTGACGCCGAACCAGCCGGCCAGCTCGCCCGGCGAGTCCTGGGCGAACTCCAGCAGCATGCGGTGACGCCGCTTCGCGCGGGACAATTCCTCCTCGCCCACCTCGGTGTCGCAGAGGGCGCCGAGCACGCGGAAGGACTCCTCCACCACCTGCGCCGCCTTCTCCGGCGCGCTGGCGGCTTCAATCTCGAAGAGGCCCGCGTCGTGGTACGTGTCCAGCGACGCATGGACGGAGTACGCCAGCCCCCGCCGCTCCACGATTTCGAAGGGCAGGCGTGACGACAGTCCGTCATCCAGCAGGCGCCGGATGATTTGCAGCGCGGGCTGGTCCTCGTGCCGGTCCGGCACGGTGCGGAAGTTGATGCGGAACTCCGTCTGCGACTCGTCGTGCGCCACGAAGTGCAGCTTCGGGCCGGACGGCGTCGAGGGCGGCGCCACTTCGATGTTGCCCGGACCGAGCGGCAGGCGGGCGAAGGCGCGCTCGGTCATCTCCAGCACCTCCTGCCGGTTGACGCGGCCCGCGGCGGTGACGACGAGGTTGCCGGCGACGTAGTGCTTCGCGAAGTGCTCCAACACCTGCGCGTGGGTGAGGGCGGTGACCGACTCGCGGGTGCCGGCAATCTTCAGGGCCAGCGGGTGGCCGGGGAAGAGCAGCCGCTGCGAGAGGTTGTCCAGGTCGATGTCGCGGCCCTTCTCGTCCACCTCGTCCAGCATCTCCTCGAGGATGATTTGCCGCTCCACCTCCATGTCGGTGAGGCGGGGGCGGGTGAGCATGTCGCCGAGGATGTCCATGCCCACGCGCAGGTGCGCGGGGTGGATGGGCGTGTAGTAGTACCCGTGGTCCCGGGTGGTGACGCCGTTGAGGTTGCCGCCGACTTCCTCGACGGCCGCGTTCATCTTCACCGTGTCCGGCCAGCCCTCGCTGCCGCGGAAGAAGAGGTGCTCCAGGAAGTGGCTGACGCCATTGTTGGCCTCAGCCTCGTGACGGCTGCCCGTCCGCACGTAGATGGCGAGCAGGGCCGTGTGGAGGTGGGGCGTCTCGACGGTGACGACGCGCAGCCCGGAGGGCAGCACGTCCCGGAACGAATTGAAGCTCATGCGCGAGGAAGCCTTAACACGAAGGATGTCCCCTGGCCGGGAATACTCTGGCAGGAGAGCGAGCCCCCGTGGGCCTGGAGGATTTGCTGGCTCACCGCGAGTCCCAGCCCGGTGCCGCCCTCCTTGGTGGTGAAGAAGGGCTCGAAGAGGTGACGTCGCACCTCCTCCGTCATGCCCTGGCCGGTGTCGCGCACCTGCACCTCCACCTCGCGCTCCACGGGGCGGGTGGCCACGGTGAGCTTGCCGCCCTGGGGCATCGCCTCGCGGCTGTTGCGCAGCAGGTTGAGGAACACCTGGCGCAGCTGGCCCTCGTCCGCGAGCACGGGCGGGGTGTCCTTCGCGAAGTCGCGCACCACCTCCACGCCCGCGCGCTCCAATTCCTCGCGGGTGAAGTCGAGCACTCCATCCAGCACGGCGGTGACGTCGCGCGGGTCCAAATCCGGCCGGGGCGGGCGGGCCATGCGCAGGTACTGCTCGGTGACGTCCGCCAGCCGGTCCACCTCGTGGGTGACGGCGGAGAGCAGTTCCTTCACCTCGCCCGCGTCGTCCTGCGTGGCGAAGCTGGCGCGCTCCAGGCCGTCCTGGAGGAGCTCCACGTTGAGGCCGATGGAGGACAGGGGGTTGCGCACCTCGTGGACGATTTGCGCGGAGATGCGGCCCACGGCGGCGAGCTGCTCGGCGCGCATGAGGGCCTCGGCCTGGGCCTTGAGCTGCGCCTCGCGGGCCTGGAGCGAGCGGGCCATCTGGTCGAACTCGCGGGCCAGCACCGCCACCTCGTCGTCGCCGCGCACGCCGAGCTGCGCGTTGTAGTCACCGCGGCCGATGCGCGACACGCCCTCGATGAGGGTGCGCACCGGGCGCAGCGTGCGGGCCGTCCAGGCGATGACGAGCAGGCCCACGATGATGGCCGCCAGCGAGAAGCCGATGATGAACAGGCCGGTGGTGCGCTCGCGCTCCTCGGCGCCGTCCACGCGCTCGCGGATGCGGTTGGCCAGGGCTGCGCGCAGCACGCGAATGTCGCGGCCGATGGCCGTCTCCAGCTGGCGCAGGTCCGTGGCGGCGCGGGCCACCTGGTCGCGGTCCGGCGTCTCGGTGGACAGCGCGGTGAAGACCGTCTCGGCGGCGCGGCCGTAGTCGCGGTAGCGCGCGTGGATTTCGCCGAAGCGGTTCTCCAGCCCGAGGATGAAGGGGGCCTCGCTGGGCGGGGCGAAGACGAGCACCTCGCGCGCCTTGGCCTGGGCGGCGGTGAGGCGCTGGGACATGAGGGGCGGGAAGTACAGGCGGGCCAGGCGGATGAAGGCGCGGCGGGCCTCGACGCTGCCCTCGTCGAGCAGGCGCTCGGTGTCCTTCTCCTGGGTGGTGTGGAAGGTCTCCAGCTCCGCGGCGTCCTGCGAGAGCTGGAGGTAGCCCTGGCTGACGAGACGGATTTCGAGCCGGTTGCGATGCAGCTCCGTCACGCTGAAGAGCGACACCATCCCGAAGGTGATGAGCACCACCGCGTAGCCCAGGAAGATGCGCGTGGCGAGGGAGAGCTTCACAGGGAGTCATCGCTACGCGGACCCGGGCCGCCGCGCAAGTCGCGATGTGCCTTGTTGCCCTCCAGACGGGCGGGCTACCAGCGCACGCGCAGGGTGTACGAGGTCTGCGCCCGCTCCAGGACCTCCACCTGGGGCTTCACCTTGGTGCGCTCCATCATGAGCTCGATGCAGCCGGCCATGAAGTCGGGCAGGGGATGACGCGCCTCGATACGTACCTGGCGCTCGCGCTCCCCCAGCGGCTCCACGGTGGCGCGCATGTCGGCGCGGCCCATGGTCAGGTGGCGCGGAATCCGCTCCACGAGGCGGGCCGGGCCGAGCATGGGCAGCGTCACCGCGATGACCCTGCCCACCAGTGTCTCGAGGAACCCCCGCGCGAA comes from Pyxidicoccus parkwaysis and encodes:
- a CDS encoding DUF4215 domain-containing protein, which gives rise to MNTRTLFKAAALALALVSTLTGCETEVPQQQQSSTPTPVLVSQASSALVGDGRIQPGEQCDDGNTVSGDGCSATGTIESGYLCHVPGRACSLASLCGNGVTNPGEACDDGNTTVENNGCSATCDLSLCGNGAFNNRPYPNFDQEICDDGNRFEGDGCSRQCEVEPGYACAGSPSRCVLAGVAVFNTGVDQNNRRLETGADPHWFYSGTTTGAATDVRDAEDWPQEIQTARYMRAPLGQHTCVYQDFIVPSTTKIANFRLRLATFNDNAFDGARVNGTAFTPTVVNDPGGQPWQKNIFREFGTTAPWRTGLNRIELCNDNEETEPNAFRYLFVDAYDDRCGDGAVSPREECDDGNTANNDGCSATCAIEAGYGCAGSPSSCARTCGNGLLNPGEQCDDGNTNSNDGCNASCRVEAGHACPTPGQACVATCGNGTVDAGEQCDDGNINGSDGCSAACRIERGYECVGTSPSVCTPLCGNGTLNPGELCDDGNTRSNDGCSVACTLELGYSCPTPGQACTQTCGNGTVNPGEQCDDGNLNSGDGCATECRVEPGYACSAPASGPSVCTLSCGNGTLDANETCDDGNTNNNDGCNQGCRVETGYSCSGAPSACQTVCGDGIRTGNEACDDGNTNNGDGCNSTCTVVEPPYTCPTPGQACVLTCGNGTLQSGEQCDDGNQTSNDGCSSTCAQESGYSCIGQPSVCTTSCGDGVVAGNEVCDDGNLSSGDTCSPRCLWEIGQACMASGVCDSGYCNPVTDRCAAPTGCGNGNIDEGEQCDDGNATGLDGCSASCGVETGYSCTGNPSVCAVTCGDGVKAASEACDDGNTTAGDGCSATCKIESGYGCQNTGVVSFFTRLGRSQCTQVTDVNAPVLPASAIQASLTVPGRYRMHYVSGAVSYSGTTTWYPGVFGVNANPGNGTQSFSQGFVKDNGTAAATRAAAMTLGFPLKRDFDAATGDVRLALVDVDCDQNNNTETAVTYRVDALSICQLLPVLTQPTPGGTSGPGIGGTGTPGATIDVYVDGGTTPACTAVVDATGHWTCTLTGVPDGSHSLELTSTTLSATETAPAVTVTIATDTTAPPAPVITGPKDGSVTNDSTPTISGTAEAGTTVTVREGNTVVCTAVVSDTGTWSCVPASPLADGAHTVTATATDSSGNTSPVSAPDRFTIDTQAPDTSIPRGPGPRTNNGDSSFQYASTEDGVHYECSLDGAAYVACENSYDVGLGEHTLRVRSVDSAGNVDASPAVYNWTVEEITRAFAGGGCSAAPASSGLALLALLGLRRRNRRSDGARK
- a CDS encoding OmpA family protein yields the protein MRDVEEDVFLRRNHLWLGGLAVLWASSVQAQAQRIPSVELERLQLNPGARDSLVLSTGDLLGKGEYRLAFTAHYENEPLVLLQNDERQGVIVTDRVTVHLSGAYAVTDWLELGAQVPVVAQWGPDTSPLGVATPDTAALGTPWLQGRAGILSERNDAPLDLGVHLGVALPLGNADTLTKDDGFVFSPRLGAGKSLGGTWRVGADVGALVRTKTYALSPNTKPLRDEMGVEMNGGVNLSAGLFGLKEEVVVRGTLPVADAPESLEVLLGLRAPTGNGSEVYLMGGPGFGQTPGTPNFRVLAGINFGTDSHAARRCVEGQPYEVSQCPDLDADGDGVKNVADRCPSTKGLAQLNGCADGDDDNDGILNLADRCASQPENVNGFEDEDGCPDDPDTDKDGIADSKDACPKQAEDLDSFEDTDGCPDLDNDKDGIADARDACMNEAGPKENRGCPDKDRDGDTIVDRLDNCPDEPGTVKNNGCKEKQLAQIGEGQIRILETVYFENNKDVIAQRSYKLLDNVASILGTHPEIEKMRIEGHTDNTGKAEYNLDLSQRRAEAVVKYLVDKKVARERLEPKGFGPEKPIADNKTKEGRAKNRRVEFHIVGDAEGVTTQQGNPSADTIEK
- a CDS encoding GlxA family transcriptional regulator → MKRAPQRPRPTASARPGARGQPLRIALLAFDDAQVLDITGPLEVFGRASRWLREEHGATGDRYTLELISAHGSVLRSSSGLRLVADAVIPRRSTRDPIDTLLIAGGRGVRHVAEDKHVLAWVREQAPRVRRLASVCTGAFVLAAAGLLDGRRAVTHWSECEQLARLHPRVTVEQDPIFIRDGHVYTSAGVTAGMDLALALVEEDCGKDLAMAVARELVLFLRRPGGQSQFSVQLSTQSAERAPLRDLQAWMADHPGEDLRIPALARRAAMSERHFRRAFTAEVGCPPARFVEQVRVEAARRALEDTTDGVDAIADRLGFGTSESMRRAFTRMLHISPTAYRERFRAAEPRRHQT
- a CDS encoding DJ-1/PfpI family protein produces the protein MTRIGIVLFDGAEELDYAGPWEVFAAAAYLRPELDIDVRTYSKDGNPIRSAKGLRVIPHASFADAPRLDVVLAPGGDGRKREMNDARMLSWLREKGAEAKWNTSVCTGAFLLHAAGLSTGRRMTTHWSAVEELRARGDVTVLDGVRYVRDGNVVSAAGVSAGIDMSLWLVGQLWDPAFARQVQRYIQYEPAPPYAAEA
- a CDS encoding tetratricopeptide repeat protein: MIRPWTLALLLPLACKEPEVAAVQNRAQQAQAALAEGRAYLEKNEPGQALSALRRAANAAPESAEPLLLMARAHRLAGNEGAAILALKQAKSLVGDDPSIQRELADLYLQDGHTADALSALVGLRDSGALPDADVLRLARIQAREGQIDAAFKTLEGILRDSPDDPEAKSTEAEVLLLKGDELLAANLMDRLLQQDPALTSARLLRAKYFLNSGFPEMAEADLGAVQAPESARSDVVSLRARVLMVLGRPAEAEVALKKLVEAEPQNADALAWLAEAALVQGRRADAQGLVDRALQLRPRLARALYVRGRVQEDQGDRRGAEESYRFALSAEPRFAPAYSRMAQMHLKADRKTDAQVALERLLTLGDASLDEKAQLASLYAAQQTKVPQGLKLIEEALKRSPENEEYLRTQKALQALVPKPKKRPTGPVIIRGRGR